TAGAGTTCTACGATCAGATTTTAAACGTATTCAATAGCTAGTACAATCGATGGGCTTAAAAGAGACAATGTTTTTGTTGAGATCATACCCAATTAAATAGTTCACTTGTGCCATGGTTCCAAAGATGCCTAATCCATTTTCGTAGGGGCGAAATGCAAAACATTTAACTTCCTCTCCTTGGAATAAAGAATAAAAGGCTCCCTTAGAATCTATTTTAACATCCGCACCTTTAAAATGTATTGTAATTGGTGGAAAATTTTGTTGTTTGGATGTGGTATTATAACAAAGGCGGGATGGATCTTCATTAAATTGAAAACGCTCTAGTTTAACCATTTTTTTCATAGCTGATTCTAACCTATAGTAAAAACGATGCGGAAGAATAGAGACAGGAGTACCCGAGTCAATTATGATGTTATGCGTAGAAGCATTTGTTCCTTCACGTTTAAACCCTCTATACTTTATTCTTTTATTTCCCACACTAAATGCTTTCACAGTTAGGTAGTAATAATCCTTTTGGCGGTTTCCTATCATTTTTACTATAGGAGTTGAGACAACGTTATCACCGGTAACAATAGCATCATCTCCAATATTGAGTTTGCTAGATCTAATAGACTTGCTATTATATTGATCAATTAAACAATATGAAAATTTTCCTCCAATTAAAGGTCCTAATTGTTTAATTAGTGACGTATCTCCAATTCCAAAGCCAATAACACCTGAACTTGGACCATTATACATTGGTTGACCATTATTGTGTCCGCATCCTATAACAATGTTAGGATATGAGACAAAAGAGTTGGTGACCGAATCCAATGTAAGAGTCTCTACACCAAGATCCCCACTTGTGTTATATCCACGACCATAATCTAATGTATATTGGCAAACATCTCCAGTGTAAGAACAAGAAGTATCCTCCATAGATTTACATGTTCTAGATGAGCATGAAATATTTTTGTAGCTTGAAGATTTTGAAGGATTAAAAATAGGAGATGTTTGATTGTAACATGAATTACAAGGTATGCATTGAAGCCAGATTAAGTTACTACCTGTATCTAAAATTCCATAAACCTTAAATGGTGGGGTACCAACCGAATAACTCATGATATATGTGCCGTCATCATAGGGCATATATGACTCAAGTTTGTTTTTAGTATGAGAAGGTTCTTTGAATAAATAATTGGCGCGATTGATAGATTGTTGCACAATATTGAAACTTCTTTGAAATTTAGTTTGTGTAGGATTGTAAAATGGTGATTTGAAAGAATCACGGTGAATGAGTTCAACACTAAAACCACGGGAGATAACTattaaacaagaaaagaaaatgaagataaagataaaaaatgaaaaatgtgtCATTCTAGATGTTTGAGTGAAAACTATTCTAAGTTATATTCTTTCAATGCTTTATATAAGATGGAGAATGTAGATAGatgggaaaaaaaataaaaacaacagaaATTAGATCATACAAAATAAttccttcattttttattataaataaaaatttattttttaaatttattgaattgtAGGTCTATATAAAGACAagatacattttttaaaataaaaaatatcttataataaataaaaggaattgtgAAAATGGGTTAATCACATATTTATaactttttgataaaataaatatatttcttaACTATTATacctattttaaataattgatttgacttttttgtttaccggataatattaatatattttcattcaatgtataatttaaaaaatggtaATATTAATTGATTTCATAATAACCGATTTCATACAATATTTTCTAAAATAAGGAAATCTGGGATCCATCTAACTAATAATTGTTATTTAAGTGAACGACCCACGCTAAATAATTATAatctattaaataattaatctatttagagatatattaattattcaatatatattttattaaaaaatatattcattAACTCAAATTAGAAAATACAGATCAAGATTGCCAAAACTACAAACAAATCGAAGAATATGACGttattttaaatataagaaaattttatttaaaaatgtatatttatacTAATTATTTAGAtacgatttttttatttatttttccaaatATAATTTATTGGATATGAACTTAATACAAATctgaatcaattttttattttaaataattttagattaaaattgaaataattaaattaaatcatttcaCTTGGACCATTTTTAATCATATTCTTCAGTTTTATTTCACACTTTTTctatacttaaaatattttttgaaatataagGCATATAAGTATACGATAATCTTAtactatttataaaatatttatttcctCATTTTGAATACACATCTTAAATGAATATTATCAAACACACATCTTGATTTTGATATATAAAGTTTccgtttatgttttattttttatttaagtaatCTATATTATGTGAATCAATTACGTATAAATATTTTATGGCATATAAAATCACTTTTTGAAACTTAGTATATGATtacatgataataataataataataataatttgtttcTGAAGATAGAATCttatcataaatatatatatatattttgtaacaaaaagaaattaaaacagtcatcacaaatatatatatatatatatatatatatatatatatatatatatatatatatatatatatatatatatatatatatataggggacgactcaggtgagaacacttagttattatgagaaatgagaacaatgaatcacgaccattaaattttgattttgttgattttaatgaacttgattggtttctctttctatgttgatttaaaataaatattaaggattctagaaagagaaaccaatccagtccattaaaatcaacaaaatcaaaatttaatggtcgtgattcattattctcatttctcataataaccaagtgttctcacctgagtcgtccccatatatatatatatatatatatatatatatatatatatatatatatatgtatgtatatatatatatatatatatatatatatatatatatatatatatatatgtatatatatatatatatgtatgtatatatatatatatatgtatatatatatatatatgtatatatatatatatgtatatatatatatatatatatatatatatatatatatatatatatatatatatatatatatatatatatatatatatatatatatgtgtgtgtgtgtgtatatatatatatatatatatatatatatatatatatatatatatatatatatatatatatatatatatatatatatatatatatatataataatattcttCAACTTTTTTAgtatttgaaataaattttttaatataagtcATATGAATATTCGATAATTATACAATATTTATAAAAGATTTATTTCCTCTTAAATAGACATCTCAAATTGCtataattaaatagtttaattAGGAAATTAAACTTTTGATTgtgtaaatttaagaaaaaaaactattttgggAATTCTTTATTTATATAAAGTTTCCATTCTTgctttatttgatattttttaaaatcctactttattttataaataattgattttagagttattttttattctatttaaataATCAATACCTTGATGACatataaaaattcattttttttgaaatttagtAAACGATTACGTATTTGATatgttttaactttaatttttttttatatttttaaacatgGATTTGTTTATAAAAcggtttttttaaatattataagttTTGATTGAAATATTGTCGAAGtcacattttttttttctttcaaaaagttgcattttaaaaatgatttttatgaaaagatatttgaaatagctttaaaGTGTCCGTTTGTTTTGAATATTTGTTAAAACTTTTCATAaaagtttcaaaaaaaaatttggtttgaatatttgttcttaaaatgttattttggGTATTTCATCTTCTAATTGAAACTTTGTTTGGATAGCAAAATTTCAAATAATcatagaaattttaaaatttcaaataatgTAGGGCGAAGGAATATAACAAAAGGCCATGAAGGGCAAAGAAATATCACAAGAAAAACCAAGTCACTAACTCTCCTCCTAAGTTGCTTCCTTCATAATATCATCCTCGTACTAGGGGCTCCATATTCATCTCCTTTCGTCATCACACCATCATCATAGGTGTTCATGGAGGAAGCAACACTTTTAGGCTTTGGAGGGGCCACAGTCTCTTCTTCCACTAGCTGGGTGTCACAAACAACCTTAAGGAAGTCCATTTTTGCTAATATCCAGTTTGTTATAGAAGAAAAGAATGTGCTCTTTTTTCCCGCCCAAAGTAGACTCTAGAAGTAGACATAAACTCACCAGTGAGCTTTCACCACTCCCCATTTAGACCCTTTTAATACAAGAGGGAGGCATACAGAGACTCTCGTAAGGACTTCTCATTTGCTCTAATCTCTACAACCTTGGTTTTCACATCTGTCAACTTCTCCTCTCATGTCTCCTTGTCTTTTTGTAGTACCTTCAGCAAACTCTAGATTTCATTATAACCATCCATACATTTATGGAGCTTCGCCTCTATCTCCTTCTCAACCCGATTTTATCACTCTCGATCCATATCATCTAGCATCAACGCCCTAAGGTTATATGTCATACTTACAATGCTGGGAGTCAATTTAGATCAAAGggtctggtagttgtaacacccAGTTTTCATTATTCAATAATTTAGTGTTATTTTGATGTTTTGCTGATTTATTGGATAATTTGCCTTGATGTTATATGATAATTGTGATATCGGAGGGTATGTATCCTTAGAATAGAGGGTAGTGCCTTTGATTTAGAAGTTGTAGAATCGAATAAATATAATTAGTTGTAATTACTTATTTGATAGGATTTATTAGAAGATtagatgatttaatatgattggaataagaattattattgagatttaataataacaatagaataattgattaaaaatagtaaTTGGACCATAAAATGTGTTAGTATGAGTAGAGAAGAGGTGTGATGTTAAGCCCATTAGAGAGATGGAAATTAGTAAggaattaataaaataagagaattaGAAGAAATTAGGGAAGTTATAGAATTTTGGAAGAGAATGTGAAATAGAGAGAAGTTGAGCTAGGGCAAAGGGAGATATGGGAACTCTAAAAGTTAAGGGAATCGAAACAGGAGTCACTCCACAAAGCAGGAGAAGTTGGTTGAGCCTCGCCTTCACGCGGCTTCTGAATGCTCGCCCTCCCTGGAATAGGCTGGGTGGTACCAGCAGCTGGAGAAGAGCCTTCTTCCATCCTTAGAGCCTTCACATTGGGTGAATAGGGAGATGGATCATCAACTTTACTTTTCCTCCCTTTGAATATAAAACCCTTTGGGTGACTCTGGGGGCTACAAGTCTCCCCACAAGCAGCCTAAATCTTCTCCTGTATTTTCCTCTTCTCCTCCACATAAATCTTTTCCATCAGATTTGAAATAAAGCTCAGTGGTCACATGTGTTAGGTAAAAATACCTATTAATGAAACAGGTAATCCAAAACTTACCTAGATAATTAGCAAGATAAATTTCCTTCCTTCAGCCACAATTTGATTATTGTGTGCAATTCCATGACCTTAAGCTTTCCTAGGAGACGAAAAATCCTCGCCTCTTCAAATGAAATGTATTTCTTGTCATATCCCATGATCGCCATAGGATTATCCGCCTAGGCCAAAATCCATCATGCTACCAGCTTTAGCAAAAGAAGAAGCTTTCTCTCAATCAGGAACTTTGCATTCAACCCATGAATACCTCCTTTAGTAGTCAAATTGGCATCTACATCAGATTTCTCAAGTGAATAGTCGATGCAATGACTTGTGATTTAGGAACCACCTCCAAACCATTAAGAGGAATCTTATCATAAACTAGAATACCCACAAGATATGCATACTCCTCCAAGGTTGGCATAAGTTGATAGTCATGAAAAGTGAAACACCAATAGACATGATCATAAAACTAAACCAAAGATTAAGAAGACCATCTTCAATCCAGGTGTTAAGACTAGTCGAAAGTCTTCCATATCGGTCTTTGAACATTATAAGATCAACCAATAAAGATGCTAGCTCCTTCAACTCTTTCAAATCAGGAAGTCTAAAACTGGATTTCTTAGTTCTTTTCCTTCCAATATCAATGATCTCAAAACTTGTGATGTTTGCATGGAGAATCCCttagttccttgaaaaccaagtGAAAATGAGTTTTATTGATGCATGCATGGTTATATAACAACCACAAACAAGGTCATAAacaaggttcaaaggttcgacatcACGAGCATGGAGTGATAAGTGAGTTTTATACCGTTTTATGCTTATGATTTAGTCGCATTTTCATcatattttgtttatgtttcttctccttttctacattttatgctttggtattatgcttttgtcattttcagaccTATATGATCATACCGGAAGGAAGGAAGATAAAATCAGGAGAAAATCGAAGAAAAGCGTGAAGACCGAATTTCTCAAGTAAAAAAACCCGAGGTCTGTCACGGGTGCCCGTAACGCGTGTTACAGCCCGTAACAGGATCTAGGACCCATCCTCACGCCCCAACACAAAAACCCGCGCCCTGTTACGGTCGCCCGTAACGCACGTTACGACTCGTAACAAGAGTGCGAAAGGTAATACTTTTGTTTCCTTTTCGGTCGATTTTGTCTCTGATTTGGGGTTTCTGATTATGATGACTTTGATTCTGATGTTTTATGTAAGAAATATAATATCTCTTTAAGGGGATTGGAATGGGATATCTATACATCGTGCAATTTTAGTTTTCTGCAAGTTTTTCATTTCTCTTGTACAAGCCTCCATTGGAGAATTTAGATGAAAGCACAGTTTAATTTACAAGTTTATTTTCAGGTCCTATTCCCCTATAGTTATATCTTTTGCAAATTTATCTAATGATGTATGCcaatattttgattaaatctATTTTCTGTTTTCTCACTATGAGTGAGTAGAATCCTAAAGGATAAGGGTCATGAACTCTATCGATGATTATCCGTAGGAATTAGCCTAAGTTAATTTAGAGAATCCTGAcatttgtttatttaaaaaattcgAGTTTCTGAATTAAAACCTCGTTATGAAAGTAGGAGTATTCTTTGGTATTTACAGTAGTCTGAAAAGACACATGTGAATGCCTGATAAAAGGTTTTTAAATAATCAAATCCGATGTCACAAAAGTTCTCAAATGAGATTGAGAAAATGTTTCATATTTTAATAGTTGTGCAAAAGTAACGATCACTGACGAACGTTTCTACGTGAGCAAAAGCCGACGAGCGTTTCATTCATCAGAGATAAGGCAATACGCTGGCGAAAGCAAGTATTGCCTACAATAGTGTATTTTTCTATAAAACCATGTCAAACTTCTCGTAATAAAAATACTTAGGATTAATTTCCAAGGTTATTTGCATTTAAGTTATTTTGGAAAAGTGATtttgaaaataagctgttttgactTAAGTGATTTTTCACTTAAGATTGTTTGTTTCTAACCATTCGATTGCTCTAGCTTTACAATGATAGGATAGAATTCGGTACTTAACCATTGGTCCTTGTGGATTCGATAATTTTTACTACTCTGACATTCGTCGTGCACTTGCGGCatgtcaagtttttggcgccgttgccggggaccaaTAACGTTAATATTGAAGCTTTATTTGATCACCATAGAGACTAGAGTTTTACTGTTCTGTTTATGCAAACGTGTTCTGCTGATACTTCAGTCAAATCTGTATATGATCCCGAGCGTCTTATAAGAGAAAGACGCCGAGTTCAAAGGCATCTCATAATGGCTTCCCTGTTGTCGATGCTAAGCCTTTGAAGGATTATGCGGTTCATACGAAAGAGGAACCGTATTGCAGTATTGTGCACCCGCCTATTGAGGCGAATAATTTCAAGCTTAAACCTTCGTTGATAGGTATGGTTCCACATAACCAATTTTCAGGTTTACCTTTGGAAAATCCCAACTTGCACTTGTCTATCTTTGTTGACAACTGCGGAACCATTAAGGTAAATAACGTTGACCAAAATGCCATTCGCCTTAGGTTGTTACCTTTCTCCCTAAGAGACCAAGCACAAGCTTGGCTCCAAAGTTTGCCCTAAAATTTCATTACCTCTTGGGCACAACTAAAAGTGGCTTTTCTTGTGCGACACTTTCTATCGAGTAAAACATCCCAGGTAAGAGGCGAAATAAACAACTTTAGACAAGATGGCGGTGAATCCCTGTTTGACGCGTGGGAGGGTTTCAAAGATTTTTTTAAGATTGTGCCCTTTCCATGGGCTTGAAAAATGGATGATAATTTATAATTTCTACAATGGTTTCCTTTACCCTACAAGGTTGACCCTCGATGCAGATTTTGATGGAGCCCTGATGAATAGCCCGCAAGATATAACTTATTATCTTATAGTGGAAATGGCCAAAAACCATCACTTTTGGGGAAGCGTGCGACAAGGTTCCTCCAAAAGTACCCCTAAAATCGGAGAAATGTATGAAGTGAATGCTTTTTTGATCACATGAATGCTAAGGTCGATGCTATTCTAAAGAAAATCGATGAATTAAGCATCACTCCCACTGCTCCTACATCTGTTGCTGCTGTTTCCCCCACTTCTCTTAACTGTGAAATTAGCGGAGTGAATGGACATACTAGTAATGATTGCCAAATGATTCTCGTCAGAGGATCTGCTCAAGAAACTATGAATTACATGAAAATTAGAAAAACAACCCTTACTCCAACACCTACAAACCCGGGTGGCAAAACTACCCAAATTTCTCTTATAAGAAAAATCAACCCTATCAGAGTGGCGCACCGCCGGGTTTCCAAGACACTGCCCCCCAAAAGAAATCTAACCTTGAGCTAATGAAGGAGAATTTCGTGGCGGCTCAAATGCGCCAAAATGAGGATTTTaacaatcaaaacatccacattAGTGAGGTTCTTAGGCAGATGGGTACTAAAGTGGAAGGTATTGTTACCCACTCTaacatgaaagaaagaaaaacattGTAGGTCATTTTCTAGATGCCTAGATTTTAAGGCATGCCACGTGTGCAAGACTGGCCACAAACCTAAATTTCTCAATTTTAACTTTCTCTCACAATTTTTTTGGCTACAAGCTTATTTTTCCactctctacaactttcatgttgggaatTTTGATCAATTCAAGCTCTAAAGTACTCATTTGAGTCATACATAAAGGTGTTAAATGAAATGACCTCGCAAGATTGCCTTATTTTTCCCCAAGTTGCCCGGCATATCTCTTAATTCATGAGGCCTATGAAAGTTATTCTTTTTGCATTGTGTTCATCTTAATGAGGAGAGTATTTGGCTCAAAGAAAATCTCAAAACGCTCGCACCGATTATTTGAGGCCTAAGGTTGAAGTAAGCTGCCCAAAGGTGCCAAGGTTGCTAAAATTGGCTAAGTGTTTTGTGCACTATTTATTTCAACTTTGAAGAGCTATAACTTTTGATACAAGAATCCAAATGGAAGATTTCAAATCTCATTGTCTAGCTTGATCACTCAGCTTTCCAAAGAGTCCAAGATTGCACCATAAAGGTCCCTATATTGCTTGCCCCGTGGTTTTGAAGCTAGTACCTTGAGTCTGAAATTTCCACTTATAATCAGAAATGCATTTGATTAATGTGACCTATAATCACCAAATTGATGCGTGTTTTCCACTTAAACATAATTAGTAAAGTTGCTTGAGTCATTTAGAGGACCAAAACGCATCATTTACTTGAGTTTTGAAGAGCTGCAAGTCACACTTTCAAGGTGAcatctgtaacacccgtatattttaatttttaatttaaatggaaatttaattaataattagaattattggtggtttgtggaattatttggaaagagttatgagatgggctattgggccatgtgtgatgttaaggaatgagggggtgttatgttagtaaaggtcttattccaattaaa
The window above is part of the Vicia villosa cultivar HV-30 ecotype Madison, WI unplaced genomic scaffold, Vvil1.0 ctg.000063F_1_1_1, whole genome shotgun sequence genome. Proteins encoded here:
- the LOC131623397 gene encoding aspartic proteinase CDR1-like, producing the protein MDFLKVVCDTQLVEEETVAPPKPKSVASSMNTYDDGVMTKGDEYGAPIISRGFSVELIHRDSFKSPFYNPTQTKFQRSFNIVQQSINRANYLFKEPSHTKNKLESYMPYDDGTYIMSYSVGTPPFKVYGILDTGSNLIWLQCIPCNSCYNQTSPIFNPSKSSSYKNISCSSRTCKSMEDTSCSYTGDVCQYTLDYGRGYNTSGDLGVETLTLDSVTNSFVSYPNIVIGCGHNNGQPMYNGPSSGVIGFGIGDTSLIKQLGPLIGGKFSYCLIDQYNSKSIRSSKLNIGDDAIVTGDNVVSTPIVKMIGNRQKDYYYLTVKAFSVGNKRIKYRGFKREGTNASTHNIIIDSGTPVSILPHRFYYRLESAMKKMVKLERFQFNEDPSRLCYNTTSKQQNFPPITIHFKGADVKIDSKGAFYSLFQGEEVKCFAFRPYENGLGIFGTMAQVNYLIGYDLNKNIVSFKPIDCTSY